One stretch of Deinococcus metalli DNA includes these proteins:
- the trmH gene encoding tRNA (guanosine(18)-2'-O)-methyltransferase TrmH, with protein sequence MTPERYAKILRVLHRRQPTLTVLMDQVNKPHNLSAIIRTCDAVGVLEAHAVPPDDGRPLEFEGHAFEATSGSAHKWVRVQRHADAVGAVRGLQARGFQVLATHLSQRSVDYRDADYTRPTCVLLGAEKWGVNDAAAEAADANIVIPMYGMVQSLNVSVAAATILFEAQRQRLAAGMYAAPQLSPDELRNRAFEWAYPDLSAACRERNEPYPLLDDTGQLPA encoded by the coding sequence ATGACCCCGGAGCGTTACGCCAAGATCCTGCGCGTGCTGCACAGGCGCCAGCCCACCCTGACCGTGCTGATGGATCAGGTCAACAAGCCCCACAACCTCTCCGCGATTATCCGCACCTGCGACGCCGTGGGCGTGCTGGAAGCGCACGCCGTCCCGCCGGACGATGGCCGCCCCCTGGAGTTCGAGGGCCACGCCTTCGAGGCCACGTCCGGCAGCGCGCACAAGTGGGTGCGCGTACAGCGCCATGCCGACGCCGTGGGCGCCGTGCGCGGATTGCAGGCGCGGGGCTTCCAGGTGCTCGCCACGCACCTCTCGCAGCGCAGCGTGGACTACCGCGACGCCGACTACACCCGCCCCACCTGCGTGCTGCTGGGCGCCGAGAAGTGGGGCGTGAACGACGCGGCGGCCGAGGCGGCCGACGCCAACATCGTCATTCCCATGTACGGCATGGTGCAGAGCCTGAACGTGTCGGTCGCCGCAGCCACCATCCTGTTCGAGGCGCAGCGCCAGCGCCTCGCGGCCGGCATGTACGCCGCGCCGCAGCTGTCCCCCGACGAGTTGCGGAACCGCGCTTTCGAGTGGGCATACCCGGACCTGAGCGCCGCCTGCCGCGAGCGGAACGAACCGTACCCCCTGCTGGACGACACCGGACAGCTTCCTGCGTGA
- a CDS encoding TerC family protein: MNTEIIVILATLAVLEGLLSADNALVMAVMVRPLPANLQQKALTYVMWGAMALRLAGVLLASFIIKYWFLRAFGAAYLAYLVIAHFVKRGGHDDAPRELTGSFWNVVISLNLVNLAFSVDSILAGVALLKPAMRDTPTGFWIVVAGGVMGLILVRFASTFFLKLLDRFPALDDVAYVLIGWIALKLGIETVEQVSELYHLGISAHMPPAIFWTGMGLIAGIGTFIATRKAARTEAQAEADVAAITEQRNRAANDPLDGHVDGN; the protein is encoded by the coding sequence GTGAACACTGAAATCATCGTGATCCTGGCGACCCTCGCCGTGCTGGAAGGGCTGCTGTCTGCCGACAACGCGCTGGTCATGGCCGTGATGGTGCGGCCCCTGCCCGCGAACCTCCAGCAAAAAGCCCTGACCTACGTGATGTGGGGCGCCATGGCCCTGCGACTCGCGGGCGTGCTGCTCGCCAGCTTCATCATCAAGTACTGGTTCCTGCGCGCGTTCGGGGCGGCGTACCTGGCGTATCTGGTGATCGCGCACTTCGTCAAGCGTGGTGGCCACGACGACGCGCCCCGCGAACTCACGGGCTCGTTCTGGAACGTGGTCATCAGCCTGAACCTCGTGAACCTCGCGTTCTCGGTGGATTCGATTCTGGCCGGCGTGGCGCTGCTCAAGCCTGCCATGCGCGACACGCCCACCGGCTTCTGGATCGTGGTGGCCGGCGGCGTCATGGGCCTGATCCTGGTGCGCTTCGCGAGCACCTTCTTCCTCAAGCTCCTCGACCGCTTTCCCGCGCTGGACGACGTCGCGTACGTGCTGATCGGCTGGATCGCGCTGAAACTCGGCATCGAGACGGTCGAGCAGGTCAGCGAGCTGTACCACCTGGGCATCAGCGCCCACATGCCCCCGGCCATCTTCTGGACCGGCATGGGCCTGATCGCCGGGATCGGCACCTTCATCGCCACCCGCAAGGCCGCCCGCACCGAGGCGCAGGCCGAGGCGGACGTCGCCGCGATCACCGAGCAGCGCAACCGCGCCGCGAACGACCCCCTCGACGGCCACGTCGACGGCAACTGA
- a CDS encoding dienelactone hydrolase family protein translates to MTSTPDGNGRYPTVMAELLLFHHAQGQTPGFLAFADDLRGAGHTVHTPDLYHGRTFDTLDAGIAHARELGFGALLDAGVRAADDLPEALVYAGFSLGVMPAQQLAQTRPGARGALLLHACVPAAEFGAWPEGVPAQIHAMDGDPFFVEDGDIDAARALVASTPDAELFLYPGTQHLFADRSLPSYDPGAAELLTRRVLGFLQSR, encoded by the coding sequence TTGACGTCAACTCCTGACGGCAATGGCCGGTACCCTACGGTCATGGCTGAACTTCTGCTGTTCCACCACGCCCAGGGCCAGACGCCGGGCTTCCTCGCCTTCGCGGACGACCTGCGCGGCGCCGGACACACCGTCCACACGCCGGACCTGTACCACGGCCGCACCTTCGACACTCTGGACGCGGGCATCGCCCACGCCCGGGAACTCGGCTTCGGCGCCCTGCTCGACGCCGGCGTGCGCGCGGCGGACGACCTCCCTGAGGCCCTCGTGTACGCGGGCTTCTCGCTGGGGGTCATGCCCGCGCAGCAGCTCGCGCAGACCCGGCCGGGCGCGCGCGGCGCCCTGCTGCTGCACGCGTGCGTGCCCGCCGCCGAGTTCGGGGCGTGGCCGGAGGGCGTTCCCGCACAGATCCACGCGATGGACGGCGACCCGTTCTTCGTCGAGGACGGCGATATCGACGCTGCCCGCGCCCTGGTGGCCTCGACCCCCGACGCCGAACTGTTCCTGTACCCCGGCACCCAGCACCTGTTCGCGGACCGCAGCCTGCCGTCCTACGACCCCGGCGCCGCCGAGCTGCTGACGCGGCGCGTCCTCGGGTTCCTCCAGAGCCGCTGA